Proteins found in one Quercus robur chromosome 2, dhQueRobu3.1, whole genome shotgun sequence genomic segment:
- the LOC126712856 gene encoding uncharacterized protein LOC126712856 has product MSQHSSPFPSCFRPSNNETHKSLPPPPPPPPTSGNPNLTTCLYHTALGLFSLTWSRSLLGRSLHLNLLPRHHHIFDSPPVSSSSSSPSSQYTFHLHIKPLIFWKKHGSKRLNANTQIFWDLTRAKFGSGPEPQSKFYIAVVVDNEITLLVGDSTKEAYAKTKAQRPKSNQVLVLKREHVFANKIYTTRARFGGKTREIQIDCGYNDDTRLSFSVDNKRVLQIKRLKWKFRGNERIEIDGVPVQISWDVYNWLFEKDNDDRHAVFMFRFEGDEDREKEANSSSGEKNGMALWTQQSWSYGLSGIEWRKMRKSLSSSSTSMWSSAGSSGGSSVMEWASTEESELDGPSGFSLLVYAWKR; this is encoded by the coding sequence atgtCTCAGCATTCCTCTCCATTCCCCTCTTGCTTTCGCCCCTCCAATAATGAAACCCACAAATCTCTACCGCCGCCGCCGCCCCCACCACCCACCTCAGGCAACCCCAACCTCACCACCTGCCTCTACCACACTGCCCTTGGCCTTTTCTCTCTAACCTGGTCTCGCTCTCTCCTTGGCCGCTCTCTTCACCTTAATCTCCTCCCCCGTCATCACCACATATTCGACTCTCCTcctgtttcttcttcttcttcttctccttcttcccAATACACTTTCCACCTCCACATCAAACCCCTTATTTTCTGGAAAAAGCATGGATCCAAAAGGCTCAACGCCAACACTCAAATTTTTTGGGACCTTACCAGAGCCAAGTTCGGGTCTGGACCTGAACCCCAATCCAAGTTCTACATAGCCGTAGTTGTTGACAATGAAATTACCCTTCTCGTTGGAGACTCCACCAAAGAAGCCTATGCCAAAACCAAAGCCCAAAGGCCTAAAAGTAACCAAGTTCTTGTCTTGAAAAGAGAGCATGTCTTTGCCAACAAAATCTACACCACGAGAGCAAGATTTGGAGGCAAAACCAGGGAAATACAAATAGATTGCGGGTACAATGATGACACCAGGCTCAGTTTCAGCGTGGATAACAAAAGGGTCTTGCAGATAAAGCGCCTAAAGTGGAAATTCAGAGGCAATGAGAGAATTGAAATTGATGGGGTGCCTGTACAGATCTCATGGGACGTGTACAACTGGTTGTTCGAGAAAGACAACGATGATAGACACGCGGTTTTCATGTTCAGGTTTGAAGGAGATGAAGATAGAGAAAAGGAAGCGAATTCTTCTTCGGGTGAGAAAAATGGGATGGCTTTGTGGACACAACAGAGCTGGAGCTATGGCTTGAGTGGGATTGAATGGAGAAAGATGAGGAAAAGCTTGTCATCGTCTTCGACTTCTATGTGGTCTTCGGCAGGGTCTTCTGGTGGAAGCTCTGTAATGGAATGGGCCAGCACAGAGGAGAGTGAATTGGACGGCCCATCTGGGTTTTCATTGCTGGTTTATGCTTGGAAGAGATGA